A single region of the Saprospiraceae bacterium genome encodes:
- a CDS encoding helix-hairpin-helix domain-containing protein translates to MKKIFIAFLYYTRTERIGIITLCTMALLILFLPTLFPLFFAPQKIDFSDFKKALAKLAEEKDTTQQEQLLGSLFQFDPNTASLEELKQLGFGNATAQTIVNFRKKGGSFKKPLDLKKIYSLKDSDYERVKDYIDIPGLHPANLAQPTTDNAEIPQATLFTFNPNLATAEELQNLGLTKKVVQTLLKFRSKGGQFYKKEDLQKVYGLSQADYQKLEPYIDLPQTNQPIPTANVLAEIPSVLPASYEETPVIIDINQATVDDWQQLKGIGPGYAKRILDFREKLGGFASIEQVGETYHFPDSTFLAIKPFLRLSPIPRLIAINKVSEEQLQTHPYLNWKQAKAIISYRAQHGPFRNIETLYQLHALPKAVVDNIAVYLSFE, encoded by the coding sequence ATGAAAAAGATTTTCATCGCCTTCTTATATTATACCCGAACGGAACGCATAGGGATTATCACGCTATGCACAATGGCCTTACTTATCCTGTTCCTACCTACCTTGTTCCCATTGTTCTTTGCACCCCAAAAGATCGATTTTAGTGACTTCAAAAAAGCTTTGGCCAAATTGGCGGAAGAGAAAGACACCACTCAGCAAGAACAGCTGCTCGGCTCTTTATTCCAATTTGATCCCAATACAGCATCCTTGGAGGAGCTGAAGCAACTAGGCTTTGGCAATGCCACTGCTCAAACGATCGTCAACTTCCGAAAAAAAGGCGGATCCTTCAAAAAACCACTCGATTTAAAAAAAATCTATTCGCTAAAAGATTCAGACTACGAACGGGTAAAGGATTATATTGATATCCCGGGTCTCCATCCTGCAAATCTAGCGCAACCAACCACAGATAATGCAGAAATACCCCAAGCAACCTTATTTACTTTTAATCCCAATTTAGCGACCGCCGAGGAATTGCAAAACCTCGGTTTAACGAAAAAGGTAGTACAAACACTATTGAAATTCAGGAGTAAAGGAGGACAATTTTATAAAAAGGAGGATTTGCAAAAAGTATATGGTTTAAGTCAAGCAGATTACCAAAAACTGGAACCTTATATCGACCTTCCACAGACAAATCAGCCAATCCCCACTGCTAATGTACTAGCAGAAATCCCATCCGTCCTGCCTGCTTCCTATGAAGAGACGCCTGTAATAATCGATATCAATCAGGCTACTGTGGATGATTGGCAACAACTCAAAGGAATTGGCCCTGGATATGCGAAACGCATCCTTGATTTCAGGGAGAAACTGGGCGGTTTTGCCAGCATCGAACAAGTGGGAGAAACCTATCATTTTCCCGACAGCACCTTCCTTGCCATCAAGCCCTTTCTGAGGTTATCACCTATTCCACGACTGATTGCCATCAATAAGGTAAGCGAAGAACAGCTCCAAACCCATCCTTACCTCAACTGGAAACAAGCAAAAGCGATCATTAGTTACCGGGCCCAACACGGCCCTTTCCGAAATATAGAAACACTTTATCAGCTACACGCCTTACCTAAAGCCGTGGTAGATAACATAGCTGTTTACCTAAGTTTTGAATAA
- a CDS encoding tRNA pseudouridine synthase A, with protein MRYFFHISYKGSAYHGWQRQPKVNSVQQVVETVLKRALKKSIACIGCGRTDAQVHASQFFFHIDVQEQLNENSLYLFNKMLPNDIVIFDIIAVEGIPHAQFDASSRIYDYFIHTQKDPFLSDISSLYEVQQWDRESMQQALALLPHYQDYRGFCKTPDRHNHTICKMTSAILFFNTEGSKLQFQFTANGFLRGLIRLLVGSLIAVGTNKMTLAEFELVLEAKVAPKFPQVAYPQGLYLSKVLYPFLDLPTKGMHPFNLQTKDLF; from the coding sequence ATGAGGTATTTTTTCCACATTAGTTATAAGGGAAGCGCTTATCATGGATGGCAGCGGCAACCTAAGGTCAATAGCGTGCAGCAAGTTGTAGAAACAGTCCTGAAAAGGGCCCTTAAAAAATCTATTGCCTGTATTGGCTGTGGTAGAACAGATGCACAAGTACATGCTAGTCAGTTTTTTTTTCATATTGATGTACAGGAGCAGTTAAACGAAAATAGCTTATACCTTTTCAATAAAATGCTCCCGAATGACATTGTGATCTTTGATATTATTGCAGTAGAAGGGATTCCCCACGCCCAATTTGATGCAAGCTCCAGGATTTATGATTACTTCATTCATACCCAGAAAGACCCTTTTTTGAGCGATATTAGTTCCCTATACGAAGTGCAGCAATGGGACCGCGAAAGCATGCAACAAGCCCTTGCTTTGTTACCGCATTACCAGGATTATCGAGGTTTTTGTAAGACCCCTGATCGGCACAACCATACGATTTGTAAAATGACTTCAGCAATATTGTTTTTTAATACCGAAGGCTCCAAACTCCAGTTTCAATTCACGGCAAATGGGTTTTTAAGAGGGTTGATTCGATTGTTAGTGGGCAGTTTAATTGCCGTTGGCACTAATAAAATGACCTTAGCTGAATTTGAGCTGGTATTAGAAGCCAAGGTAGCACCAAAATTTCCACAGGTCGCCTATCCCCAAGGATTATACCTATCCAAAGTGCTTTACCCTTTCCTTGATTTGCCGACCAAAGGAATGCATCCTTTCAATCTTCAAACAAAAGACCTTTTCTAG
- a CDS encoding MFS transporter, whose amino-acid sequence MKIQPIALIAPKRWPFFYGWFIIFLGTFGILMSIPGQTIGVSTFTDSLLSVLALNRDQLSLAYMCGTITSAMMLTWAGRLYDRTGAKPLAAMAALGLAITLVLLSISDVIATFFGGGFWASFFVLALGFVMLRFFGQGVLTLASQNMMVKWFDKRRGFAMSFSSVTLALGFSLAPLLLDLLIQGWGWRGAWRLIALVMGTIVPLIILLFFIDNPQSCGLKPDGDFIVKKGNKRKNLNLVYKEFTLPEARRTFSYWVFVFFLAMQGLFTTGFAFHVVSIFAESGLTRQMALSVFPPAATIAMTITFVFSWWSDYLPLKYILLLKGVGATIATLGLLYLPHANAAYYLLIIGYGVSGGLYRVIYAVSWPRMFGQAHLGAISGQAMTVIVFGSALGPVLFSLSLSQIGSYALAALCCTSIYVFLTIAALFANNPQDKWEGNENQNQNGN is encoded by the coding sequence ATGAAAATACAGCCAATCGCTTTAATTGCACCCAAACGCTGGCCATTTTTTTATGGCTGGTTCATCATCTTCCTCGGGACCTTTGGTATCTTGATGAGCATACCAGGTCAAACCATTGGCGTGTCTACCTTTACGGATAGTTTGCTGAGTGTTTTGGCTTTGAATCGAGATCAGTTAAGCCTTGCCTATATGTGCGGCACCATTACAAGTGCGATGATGCTGACGTGGGCTGGGCGGCTTTATGATCGGACCGGAGCAAAACCCTTAGCTGCAATGGCTGCTTTGGGTTTGGCTATAACCTTGGTGCTTTTAAGCATTTCGGATGTGATAGCGACGTTTTTCGGTGGTGGTTTTTGGGCTTCGTTTTTCGTTTTGGCATTGGGTTTTGTGATGCTTCGTTTTTTTGGACAAGGGGTGTTGACCCTGGCATCTCAAAACATGATGGTAAAATGGTTTGATAAGCGGCGGGGTTTTGCCATGAGTTTTAGTAGTGTGACCTTGGCATTGGGCTTTTCACTTGCTCCCTTGCTTTTGGATTTGCTCATTCAAGGGTGGGGATGGCGTGGTGCCTGGCGGTTGATTGCCCTGGTCATGGGCACTATTGTACCTTTGATAATCCTCTTGTTTTTCATTGACAATCCTCAAAGTTGTGGTTTAAAGCCAGATGGCGACTTTATCGTAAAGAAAGGGAATAAACGAAAAAACCTCAACCTGGTTTACAAGGAATTTACTTTGCCAGAAGCCAGGCGAACTTTCAGTTATTGGGTTTTTGTCTTTTTTTTGGCGATGCAAGGGCTTTTTACGACCGGTTTTGCTTTCCACGTTGTCTCCATTTTTGCAGAATCGGGGCTGACGCGCCAGATGGCGTTGAGCGTTTTTCCGCCAGCCGCTACGATTGCCATGACGATTACCTTTGTATTTAGTTGGTGGAGTGACTATTTGCCGCTCAAATATATTCTGTTACTAAAAGGGGTGGGGGCGACCATTGCCACCCTCGGATTGCTTTATTTACCCCATGCTAATGCCGCTTATTATTTATTGATAATAGGATATGGAGTGTCGGGTGGGTTATATCGGGTGATCTATGCCGTCAGCTGGCCCAGAATGTTTGGACAAGCCCATCTAGGTGCCATTTCTGGTCAGGCGATGACAGTGATTGTCTTTGGCAGTGCTTTGGGGCCTGTACTATTTAGCTTATCGCTTTCTCAGATTGGTTCTTATGCGCTGGCTGCCCTATGTTGTACCAGCATTTATGTGTTTTTGACTATTGCTGCTCTTTTTGCCAATAATCCCCAGGATAAATGGGAGGGGAATGAGAATCAAAATCAAAATGGGAATTAA
- a CDS encoding peptide chain release factor 3, giving the protein MSLLKELNKRKTFGIISHPDAGKTTLTEKLLLFGGAIQEAGAVKSNKVSRSATSDFMEIERQRGISVATSVMAFNYRDMKINILDTPGHQDFAEDTYRTLTAVDSVIVVIDVAKGVETQTEKLVSVCRMRKTPIIVFVNKLDREGKDAFDLLDEIEQKLGLTVTPMSWPIGMGQRFKGVYSHYEKRLVLFRPHGKQNEEDRIEITNLEDPRLDKEVGKAAAEELRDDNETITGVYPAFDKEAYLNGELSPVFFGSAINNFGVRELLDCFVDIAPTPLPRITEERQINPAEETFAGFVFKIHANMDPKHRDRIAFLRVCSGTFQRNTNYLHVRQNRKMKFSNPTSFMASKKTVVDEAYPGDVIGLYDSGNFKIGDSVTEGEVLHFKGIPSFSPEQFRYVNNADPLKTKQLNKGLDELMDEGLAQLFTREMNNRKIIGTVGALQFDVIQYRLLNEYGASCTFEPVSLYKACWVACDDPTALKEFLARRKRDLAMDKDGKLVFLAESAWTLNLAQENHPKVKFHFTSEF; this is encoded by the coding sequence ATGAGTTTATTAAAAGAGCTAAATAAAAGAAAGACTTTTGGCATCATCAGTCACCCGGATGCCGGTAAGACGACCCTGACGGAGAAGCTGCTATTGTTTGGTGGGGCGATACAGGAGGCTGGTGCCGTGAAATCGAATAAGGTGAGCCGTAGCGCTACTTCCGACTTTATGGAGATTGAGCGACAGCGGGGTATTTCGGTAGCGACCTCTGTGATGGCCTTCAATTATCGAGATATGAAAATCAATATCCTGGATACGCCCGGTCACCAGGATTTTGCTGAGGATACCTATCGAACCCTGACCGCTGTGGATAGTGTAATTGTGGTAATTGATGTGGCGAAAGGAGTTGAAACGCAAACGGAGAAGCTGGTTAGTGTTTGCCGAATGCGTAAAACCCCGATCATCGTTTTTGTCAATAAGTTGGACCGCGAAGGAAAAGATGCCTTTGACCTTTTGGATGAAATTGAACAAAAACTAGGTCTAACGGTCACACCAATGAGCTGGCCAATTGGGATGGGGCAACGCTTTAAAGGTGTTTACAGTCATTATGAAAAAAGGCTGGTTCTTTTTCGTCCCCATGGAAAACAAAATGAAGAAGACCGGATTGAAATAACAAACTTAGAAGACCCTAGACTGGATAAAGAAGTGGGGAAAGCGGCGGCAGAGGAGCTGCGGGACGACAACGAAACGATCACTGGTGTTTATCCAGCATTTGATAAGGAAGCCTATTTGAATGGAGAACTTTCACCGGTTTTTTTTGGTAGTGCTATTAATAATTTTGGGGTTCGAGAGTTGTTGGATTGTTTTGTGGATATTGCGCCTACGCCACTCCCGCGTATAACCGAAGAGCGTCAAATCAACCCTGCTGAAGAAACTTTTGCCGGGTTTGTTTTTAAAATCCATGCCAATATGGACCCCAAGCATCGGGACCGTATTGCCTTTTTGCGGGTCTGCTCCGGTACCTTTCAGCGCAATACCAATTATCTCCACGTTCGCCAAAACCGGAAAATGAAATTTTCCAACCCGACCTCTTTCATGGCTTCCAAGAAAACCGTCGTAGATGAAGCTTATCCCGGAGATGTGATCGGTCTGTATGATTCAGGCAATTTCAAGATCGGAGACTCCGTTACCGAAGGAGAAGTACTGCATTTCAAAGGGATACCCAGCTTTTCACCAGAACAATTCCGCTATGTCAATAATGCCGATCCGCTCAAGACCAAGCAGCTGAATAAAGGACTGGATGAACTAATGGATGAAGGCTTAGCCCAGTTGTTCACCAGGGAAATGAATAACAGAAAAATCATTGGCACTGTTGGTGCGCTCCAGTTCGATGTGATCCAATACCGTTTGTTGAACGAATACGGTGCTTCCTGTACCTTTGAGCCTGTCAGTCTGTACAAAGCTTGCTGGGTGGCTTGCGATGACCCCACTGCCCTCAAGGAATTCCTCGCGCGCCGAAAACGTGACCTGGCAATGGATAAAGACGGCAAGCTCGTCTTCCTGGCAGAGTCCGCCTGGACCCTCAACCTCGCTCAGGAAAACCACCCCAAGGTCAAGTTTCATTTCACCAGCGAATTTTAG